Proteins encoded together in one Triticum dicoccoides isolate Atlit2015 ecotype Zavitan chromosome 7B, WEW_v2.0, whole genome shotgun sequence window:
- the LOC119338026 gene encoding protein mago nashi homolog 2: protein MAAVGGAGNGAGEEAGGAEFYLRYYVGHKGKFGHEFLEFEFRPDGKLRYANNSNYKNDTMIRKEVFVSPSVLREARRIIQDSEIMKEDDSNWPEPDRVGRQELEIVMGNEHISFTTSKIGSLVDVQTSKDPEGLRIFYYLVQDLKCFVFSLINLHFKIKPIQL, encoded by the exons ATGGCGGCTGTCGGCGGCGCGGGCAACGGAGCCGGCGAGGAGGCAGGCGGGGCCGAGTTCTACCTGCGGTACTACGTGGGGCACAAGGGCAAGTTCGGGCACGAGTTCCTCGAGTTCGAGTTCCGCCCCGACGGCAAGCTCCGCTACGCCAACAACTCCAACTACAAGAATGACACCATGATCCGCAAGGAGGTCTTCGTCTCCCCCTCCGTGCTCCGCGAGGCCAGGAGGATCATCCAGGACTCGGAG ATAATGAAGGAGGACGACAGCAACTGGCCGGAGCCCGACCGCGTCGGCAGGCAGGAGCTCGAGATTGTCATGGGCAACGAGCACATCTCCTTCACCACCTCCAAGATCGGCTCCCTCGTTGATGTCCAGACCAGCAAGGACCCGGAGGGCCTCCGCATCTTCTACTACCTCGTCCAG GACCTTAAATGTTTCGTGTTTTCACTTATCAACCTCCACTTTAAGATCAAGCCTATTCAACTTTGA